A DNA window from Daucus carota subsp. sativus chromosome 3, DH1 v3.0, whole genome shotgun sequence contains the following coding sequences:
- the LOC108215466 gene encoding F-box/kelch-repeat protein At1g55270 isoform X1, with the protein MPDGGGEELGPGFFETWAWKLSDEASLILLKLKLEINSMSRGDRVIQPPLVDTTCFCRVDAGLKTVSGAKKFVPGSKLCLQPDVKPSIHPTRQKPSRGDRNRSQSPLLPGLPDDLAIACLIRVPRIEHRKLRLVCNRWYRLLAGNFFYTLRKNLGIAEEWIYIMKRDKDGKIAWHAFDPTNQLWQPLPPVPKEYSGALGFGCAVLSGCHLYLFGGKDPVKGSMRRVIFYSARTNKWHRARDMLRRRHFFGCCVINNCLYVAGGENEGVHRSLRSAEKYDPNKNRWSFISDMSTAMVPFIGVVYEGKWFLKGLGSHRQVLSEVYQPASDKWDPVHDGMVAGWRNPSTSLNGKLYALECKDGCKLRVYDETTDSWSKHIDSKMHIGNSKALEAAALVPLNGKLCIIRNNMSITMVDVSKSGDTTGATAEHLWETIAGKGQFKTFVTNLWSSLAGRSRLKSHIVHCQVLQA; encoded by the exons ATGCCTGATGGTGGTGGTGAG gAATTAGGACCTGGTTTTTTTGAGACTTGGGCTTGGAAGTTAAGTGATGAAGCTTCATTGATTTTGttgaaattgaagttggaaatcaATTCGATGTCGCGCGGGGATAGAGTAATTCAGCCACCCCTG GTTGATACAACATGTTTTTGTAGAGTAGATGCAGGCCTTAAAACTGTTTCTGGTGCTAAGAAATTCGTTCCAGGATCAAAGCTCTGTCTCCAGCCTGATGTTAAACCTTCGATTCATCCTACTAGACAGAAGCCAAGCCGTGGTGATAGAAATCGGAGCCAGTCTCCTCTGCTTCCTGGTCTTCCTGATGATCTCGCCATTGCTTGCTTAATCCGTGTCCCAAGAATTGAGCATCGTAAGCTTCGATTAGTGTGCAACAGATGGTACCGTCTTTTGGCAGGTAACTTCTTTTATACCCTCCGGAAAAATCTGGGAATTGCAGAAGAATGGATATACATTATGAAAAGAGACAAAGATGGAAAAATTGCATGGCATGCTTTTGACCCTACAAACCAGCTTTGGCAGCCTCTGCCTCCTGTTCCCAAAGAATATTCTGGAGCGCTTGGTTTTGGATGTGCTGTCCTTAGTGGCTGCCACCTCTACTTGTTTGGAGGCAAAGACCCTGTCAAGGGATCAATGAGACGGGTCATTTTTTACAGTGCACGGACAAACAAATGGCACCGTGCTCGAGATATGCTCAGGCGACGACACTTCTTTGGCTGTTGTGTTATTAACAACTGTTTGTATGTAGCAGGCGGGGAAAATGAGGGGGTGCACCGCTCACTGAGGTCAGCTGAAAAATATGATCCAAACAAGAATAGATGGTCGTTCATTTCAGATATGAGTACAGCCATGGTGCCCTTCATTGGGGTAGTCTATGAGGGCAAGTGGTTTCTGAAAGGGCTTGGATCTCACAGACAGGTCCTGAGCGAGGTATATCAGCCTGCAAGTGATAAGTGGGATCCTGTTCACGACGGAATGGTTGCTGGCTGGAGGAACCCTAGCACCTCATTAAATGGGAAATTATATGCTTTGGAGTGTAAAGATGGTTGTAAGCTTAGGGTCTACGATGAAACAACAGATTCTTGGAGCAAGCATATTGACAGTAAGATGCATATAGGAAATTCAAAGGCTTTAGAAGCAGCAGCACTTGTCCCGCTCAACGGAAAACTATGCATTATTCGTAACAATATGAGTATTACAATGGTGGATGTTTCAAAATCAGGTGACACAACAGGAGCTACCGCCGAACATTTATGGGAAACCATAGCCGGCAAAGGTCAGTTCAAAACATTTGTGACTAATCTCTGGTCAAGCCTTGCTGGTAGGAGCCGCCTAAAAAGCCACATTGTTCATTGTCAAGTTCTTCAAGCCTGA
- the LOC108215466 gene encoding F-box/kelch-repeat protein At1g55270 isoform X2: MSRGDRVIQPPLVDTTCFCRVDAGLKTVSGAKKFVPGSKLCLQPDVKPSIHPTRQKPSRGDRNRSQSPLLPGLPDDLAIACLIRVPRIEHRKLRLVCNRWYRLLAGNFFYTLRKNLGIAEEWIYIMKRDKDGKIAWHAFDPTNQLWQPLPPVPKEYSGALGFGCAVLSGCHLYLFGGKDPVKGSMRRVIFYSARTNKWHRARDMLRRRHFFGCCVINNCLYVAGGENEGVHRSLRSAEKYDPNKNRWSFISDMSTAMVPFIGVVYEGKWFLKGLGSHRQVLSEVYQPASDKWDPVHDGMVAGWRNPSTSLNGKLYALECKDGCKLRVYDETTDSWSKHIDSKMHIGNSKALEAAALVPLNGKLCIIRNNMSITMVDVSKSGDTTGATAEHLWETIAGKGQFKTFVTNLWSSLAGRSRLKSHIVHCQVLQA, encoded by the exons ATGTCGCGCGGGGATAGAGTAATTCAGCCACCCCTG GTTGATACAACATGTTTTTGTAGAGTAGATGCAGGCCTTAAAACTGTTTCTGGTGCTAAGAAATTCGTTCCAGGATCAAAGCTCTGTCTCCAGCCTGATGTTAAACCTTCGATTCATCCTACTAGACAGAAGCCAAGCCGTGGTGATAGAAATCGGAGCCAGTCTCCTCTGCTTCCTGGTCTTCCTGATGATCTCGCCATTGCTTGCTTAATCCGTGTCCCAAGAATTGAGCATCGTAAGCTTCGATTAGTGTGCAACAGATGGTACCGTCTTTTGGCAGGTAACTTCTTTTATACCCTCCGGAAAAATCTGGGAATTGCAGAAGAATGGATATACATTATGAAAAGAGACAAAGATGGAAAAATTGCATGGCATGCTTTTGACCCTACAAACCAGCTTTGGCAGCCTCTGCCTCCTGTTCCCAAAGAATATTCTGGAGCGCTTGGTTTTGGATGTGCTGTCCTTAGTGGCTGCCACCTCTACTTGTTTGGAGGCAAAGACCCTGTCAAGGGATCAATGAGACGGGTCATTTTTTACAGTGCACGGACAAACAAATGGCACCGTGCTCGAGATATGCTCAGGCGACGACACTTCTTTGGCTGTTGTGTTATTAACAACTGTTTGTATGTAGCAGGCGGGGAAAATGAGGGGGTGCACCGCTCACTGAGGTCAGCTGAAAAATATGATCCAAACAAGAATAGATGGTCGTTCATTTCAGATATGAGTACAGCCATGGTGCCCTTCATTGGGGTAGTCTATGAGGGCAAGTGGTTTCTGAAAGGGCTTGGATCTCACAGACAGGTCCTGAGCGAGGTATATCAGCCTGCAAGTGATAAGTGGGATCCTGTTCACGACGGAATGGTTGCTGGCTGGAGGAACCCTAGCACCTCATTAAATGGGAAATTATATGCTTTGGAGTGTAAAGATGGTTGTAAGCTTAGGGTCTACGATGAAACAACAGATTCTTGGAGCAAGCATATTGACAGTAAGATGCATATAGGAAATTCAAAGGCTTTAGAAGCAGCAGCACTTGTCCCGCTCAACGGAAAACTATGCATTATTCGTAACAATATGAGTATTACAATGGTGGATGTTTCAAAATCAGGTGACACAACAGGAGCTACCGCCGAACATTTATGGGAAACCATAGCCGGCAAAGGTCAGTTCAAAACATTTGTGACTAATCTCTGGTCAAGCCTTGCTGGTAGGAGCCGCCTAAAAAGCCACATTGTTCATTGTCAAGTTCTTCAAGCCTGA